A single window of Microbispora hainanensis DNA harbors:
- a CDS encoding ATP-dependent Clp protease proteolytic subunit yields the protein MDHFARSGDRAADRFGFGDLGHKLLERRIVVLGQEVDDDIANRICSQLLLLSAEDSTRDISLYINSPGGSVSAGLAIYDVMQYVPNDVVTVTMGLAASMGQFLLCAGAQGKRYALPHARIMMHQPLGGIGGTAADIAIQAEQMRHTKKTLAERTAFHTGQPLERIEADADRDRWFTAEEAKAYGIVDHVVAGLGAVRTAR from the coding sequence ATGGACCACTTCGCGCGCTCAGGCGACCGCGCCGCCGACCGGTTCGGCTTCGGCGATCTCGGCCACAAGCTGCTGGAACGCCGCATCGTCGTGCTCGGCCAGGAGGTCGACGACGACATCGCCAACCGGATCTGCTCCCAACTGCTGCTGCTGAGCGCGGAGGACTCCACGCGGGACATCAGCCTTTACATCAATTCCCCCGGTGGTTCCGTGTCGGCCGGTCTTGCGATTTACGACGTCATGCAATATGTGCCGAACGACGTCGTGACCGTCACCATGGGCCTCGCCGCCTCGATGGGACAGTTCCTGCTGTGCGCCGGCGCGCAGGGCAAGCGTTACGCCCTGCCGCACGCGCGCATCATGATGCACCAGCCGCTCGGCGGCATCGGCGGCACGGCGGCCGACATCGCGATCCAGGCCGAGCAGATGCGCCACACGAAGAAGACCCTGGCCGAGCGCACCGCCTTCCACACCGGCCAGCCGCTGGAGCGCATCGAGGCGGACGCCGACCGCGACCGGTGGTTCACCGCCGAGGAGGCCAAGGCGTACGGCATCGTCGACCACGTGGTGGCCGGGCTCGGCGCCGTACGGACGGCCCGGTAG
- a CDS encoding CGNR zinc finger domain-containing protein, producing MPFSHDMVYSLGTVVDLINTGAGERDTLAEVGDLEEFVRRREVSGVEAVTRRDLAEVRALREEFHAVFTAPDQPTAVGLLNTLLQRTRITPHLAEHDGHPLHVHYFAPGSSIAEHLAADCGVALAHVLVENERDRLRTCAAPDCSQVFVDESRNRSRVYCDSRTCGNRMHVAAYRARRRDAS from the coding sequence GTGCCGTTCAGCCATGACATGGTGTACTCGCTGGGGACGGTGGTGGACCTCATCAACACCGGCGCCGGCGAGCGCGACACGCTGGCCGAGGTCGGCGACCTCGAGGAGTTCGTCCGCAGGCGAGAGGTCAGCGGAGTCGAAGCGGTGACCCGGCGGGACCTCGCCGAGGTCCGCGCGCTGCGCGAGGAGTTCCACGCGGTGTTCACCGCGCCGGACCAGCCGACGGCGGTCGGCCTGCTCAACACGCTGCTGCAGCGCACCCGCATCACGCCGCACCTCGCCGAGCACGACGGCCACCCTCTCCACGTGCACTACTTCGCGCCGGGCTCGTCGATCGCCGAGCACCTGGCCGCCGACTGCGGGGTCGCGCTCGCCCACGTGCTCGTGGAGAACGAGCGGGATCGCCTGCGCACGTGCGCGGCGCCCGACTGCTCCCAGGTCTTCGTGGACGAGTCGCGGAACCGCTCCCGGGTCTACTGCGACAGCCGCACCTGCGGCAACCGCATGCACGTCGCCGCGTATCGGGCCCGCCGCCGCGACGCCTCCTGA
- a CDS encoding Fur family transcriptional regulator, giving the protein MTKSRDAVHEILRQSRGFRSAQDVFAEMRAIGSKIGLTTVYRALQSLSDAGRVDVLRTDEGESVYRACQTDSHHHHLVCRDCGRTVEVAGPDVERWAEVVGAEHGFINVTHTVEVFGTCSSCAEAASRAETAGKG; this is encoded by the coding sequence ATGACGAAGAGCCGTGACGCCGTTCACGAGATCCTCCGGCAGAGCCGGGGGTTCCGCAGCGCGCAGGACGTGTTCGCCGAGATGCGTGCGATCGGCTCGAAGATCGGCCTGACGACCGTCTACCGGGCGCTCCAGTCGCTCTCCGACGCCGGCCGGGTCGACGTGCTGCGCACCGACGAGGGCGAGTCGGTCTACCGGGCGTGCCAGACCGACTCTCACCACCATCACCTGGTGTGCCGGGACTGCGGGCGTACGGTCGAGGTGGCCGGGCCGGACGTCGAGCGCTGGGCCGAGGTCGTGGGGGCCGAGCACGGCTTCATCAACGTGACGCACACCGTGGAGGTCTTCGGCACCTGCTCCTCGTGCGCGGAGGCGGCGTCGCGGGCGGAGACGGCCGGAAAGGGCTGA
- a CDS encoding YciI family protein → MPSVQSDQGADAMAKYLISFPSAAMALSGEELQAAATAAHAVVQEAKDAGVWVFGGGIDESVPPVMVDGDGTVTEGTYPQTRRLEGGYSILELPSREAALEWAAKMAVACRCAQEVRAFQYDPAV, encoded by the coding sequence GTGCCGTCTGTGCAGAGCGACCAGGGAGCCGACGCGATGGCGAAATACCTGATCTCGTTTCCGAGTGCCGCCATGGCCCTTTCCGGCGAGGAGCTGCAGGCGGCCGCGACCGCGGCGCACGCCGTCGTGCAGGAGGCGAAGGACGCCGGTGTCTGGGTGTTCGGCGGCGGCATCGACGAGAGCGTTCCGCCCGTCATGGTGGACGGGGACGGGACCGTGACCGAGGGCACCTACCCGCAGACGCGGCGGCTCGAAGGCGGCTACAGCATCCTGGAGCTGCCGTCCCGCGAGGCGGCGCTGGAGTGGGCCGCGAAGATGGCGGTCGCGTGCCGGTGCGCGCAGGAGGTCCGCGCGTTCCAGTACGACCCCGCCGTCTGA
- a CDS encoding DUF6703 family protein, with protein MGSETEPPRRQVPAHPLARKAPARENAAPPRMRRPLPQGEQFFTPGATGLRAEVERRSAAPLVFLFQQPRWVVPLVMVALLIAGLVVADWRGGVAVLPVLAFIVWLAYLSWPSLRPVGRLLRVAVATFLVLLAATRFGLI; from the coding sequence GTGGGAAGCGAAACCGAACCGCCGCGCCGTCAGGTGCCGGCCCATCCCCTGGCGAGGAAGGCCCCCGCCCGGGAGAACGCGGCGCCCCCTCGCATGCGGCGGCCGCTGCCGCAGGGCGAGCAGTTCTTCACGCCCGGCGCCACCGGGCTGCGCGCGGAGGTCGAGCGCAGGAGCGCCGCGCCGCTGGTCTTCCTGTTCCAGCAGCCCCGCTGGGTGGTCCCTCTGGTCATGGTGGCCCTGCTGATCGCCGGGCTGGTGGTGGCCGACTGGCGTGGCGGGGTGGCCGTGCTTCCGGTGCTCGCGTTCATCGTCTGGCTGGCCTACCTGTCCTGGCCCTCGCTGCGTCCGGTGGGCCGGCTGCTGCGCGTGGCGGTGGCGACGTTCCTGGTCCTCCTCGCCGCCACCCGTTTCGGCCTGATCTGA
- a CDS encoding CDP-alcohol phosphatidyltransferase family protein, whose product MTRVVLLGAPPGPISPPPLGGQPALPAAITLKSLPGAPTAYDRLLAQAAALDPEPTTIARPGDAAAYRRPYGRVVESPDIAGDLRALADAVEGAEDNLLILPADSLIHDELIYQITKAKRGALALVAREQREEGDEQDENAQETELVPIEEAEPEIGQTVVEGLPMRTRIGRSRIVSVGTAYHAVTRPNAVLLGPLHLHQRHLQTLAEVARELADMAHLFGPEDDVTELLTLGLVRRGVSVGRRGRRDLFFRRIRSQAEADEAQAEMAEYNEDRARLNNAVKGADGFFTTFFVSTYSRFIARWAARRGLTPNQVTLISIALGLLSAGAFSTGTRWGAVAGALLIYFAFVFDCVDGQLARYARKFGVLGAWLDATFDRFKEYAVFVGLAVGATVSGQFGDGEGVWTLALVAIALQSVKHLLDFSFGAANRRKAPIPLPTLDLTVADDRPLREALEERRASRNTGVRGLLKLWTNAGKFRPVHWARKMIVFPIGERFAAIAITAAFFNPRVTFLTLIVWGGVAATYTLTGRLLRSLA is encoded by the coding sequence ATGACCCGCGTGGTCCTGCTGGGCGCCCCGCCCGGCCCGATCAGTCCCCCGCCGCTCGGCGGTCAGCCCGCCCTGCCCGCGGCCATCACGCTGAAATCGCTGCCCGGGGCCCCCACCGCGTACGACAGGCTGCTCGCGCAGGCCGCCGCGCTGGACCCGGAGCCGACAACGATCGCCCGCCCGGGGGACGCCGCCGCCTACCGCAGGCCGTACGGCCGCGTGGTGGAGAGCCCCGACATCGCAGGCGACCTGCGTGCGCTGGCCGACGCGGTCGAGGGCGCCGAGGACAACCTGCTGATCCTGCCGGCCGACTCGCTGATCCACGACGAGCTGATCTACCAGATCACCAAGGCCAAGCGCGGCGCGCTCGCGCTGGTCGCTCGGGAGCAGCGCGAGGAGGGGGACGAGCAGGACGAGAACGCCCAGGAGACCGAACTCGTCCCGATCGAGGAGGCGGAGCCCGAGATCGGCCAGACGGTCGTCGAAGGGCTGCCCATGCGCACCCGCATCGGCCGCAGCCGCATCGTCTCGGTCGGCACCGCCTACCACGCGGTGACACGGCCCAACGCGGTGCTGCTCGGGCCGCTCCACCTCCACCAGCGGCACCTGCAGACCCTCGCCGAGGTCGCCCGCGAGCTCGCGGACATGGCCCACCTGTTCGGCCCCGAGGACGACGTGACCGAGCTTCTCACGCTCGGCCTGGTCCGGCGGGGCGTGTCGGTGGGCCGGCGGGGCCGCCGCGACCTGTTCTTCCGCCGCATCCGCAGCCAGGCCGAAGCCGACGAGGCGCAGGCGGAGATGGCGGAGTACAACGAGGACCGGGCCCGGCTGAACAACGCCGTGAAGGGCGCCGACGGCTTCTTCACCACGTTCTTCGTCAGCACCTACTCGCGCTTCATCGCCCGCTGGGCGGCCCGCCGGGGGCTCACGCCCAACCAGGTGACGCTGATCTCGATCGCCCTCGGCCTGCTGTCGGCAGGCGCGTTCTCCACCGGCACCCGCTGGGGAGCGGTGGCCGGCGCGCTGCTCATCTACTTCGCGTTCGTCTTCGACTGCGTGGACGGCCAGCTCGCCCGCTACGCGCGCAAGTTCGGCGTGCTCGGCGCCTGGCTCGACGCCACCTTCGACCGGTTCAAGGAGTACGCCGTCTTCGTCGGCCTCGCGGTCGGCGCGACGGTGTCCGGGCAGTTCGGCGACGGCGAGGGCGTCTGGACGCTGGCGCTGGTCGCGATCGCCCTCCAGTCGGTCAAGCACCTGCTGGACTTCTCGTTCGGTGCGGCCAACCGGCGCAAGGCGCCCATACCGCTGCCCACGCTGGACCTGACGGTCGCCGACGACCGGCCGCTGCGGGAGGCGCTGGAGGAGCGCCGGGCGAGCCGGAACACCGGCGTGCGCGGGCTGCTGAAGCTCTGGACCAACGCCGGCAAGTTCCGCCCGGTCCACTGGGCCCGCAAGATGATCGTGTTCCCGATCGGCGAGCGTTTCGCCGCGATCGCGATCACCGCCGCGTTCTTCAACCCCCGGGTGACGTTCCTCACGCTGATCGTCTGGGGCGGCGTCGCGGCCACCTACACCCTCACCGGACGTCTCCTGAGGTCGCTCGCATGA
- a CDS encoding alpha/beta hydrolase, with translation MRAARVLAARVQAAQVLAAQVLAAQRTAARRTATRRTATRRVGPVMAAVVAGLGTMAATTGCGAARVTPVAYVSSTPSLAWKACEETASASGFECATLQVPLDYAEPEGKKIGIALVRLRATDPSRRIGSLVFNFGGPGGSGVTTLINAAHAFSTLNTRYDLVGFDPRGVERSSGIRCLTGPQMDQYMSEEPSDDTATETKLVTGFAQACERNAGWILPYVGTVNAARDMEMLRTALGEPHLNYFGFSYGTHLGAVYATQFPKKVGRMVLDSAVDPSVSMLEMAKTQTLGFQKAYEDYLADCAKTRTSCPLGATPAEANATVLKLLDTLARTPGKVGSRTVTEDIARAGITQALYSKLTWPLLTEALDEGRKGKLDGLLALADQYAGRQPNGTYSTLQFSLPSVLCVDSTDRPSVAQAKELARQLEKKSPIFASTAISAGSCSVWPVRGNDAAQHVDATGSNPILVVGVTNDPATPYQWAPRLAEQLRTAVLLTLNGEGHGAYGQDQCIDEKVNAYLLEGTVPPNGTRCG, from the coding sequence ATGCGGGCCGCACGGGTTCTGGCGGCGCGGGTCCAGGCAGCACAGGTCCTGGCGGCACAGGTCCTGGCGGCACAGCGTACGGCGGCGCGGCGCACGGCGACACGGCGCACGGCGACACGGCGGGTCGGGCCGGTGATGGCGGCGGTGGTCGCCGGGCTCGGCACGATGGCGGCGACCACCGGCTGCGGGGCCGCGCGGGTCACCCCGGTGGCGTACGTGTCGAGCACGCCGTCCCTGGCCTGGAAGGCGTGCGAGGAGACGGCGTCCGCCTCGGGCTTCGAGTGCGCCACGCTGCAGGTGCCCCTCGACTACGCCGAGCCGGAAGGCAAGAAGATCGGCATCGCCCTGGTCCGGTTGCGGGCCACCGACCCCAGCCGGCGGATCGGCTCCCTGGTCTTCAACTTCGGCGGTCCCGGCGGCTCCGGCGTCACCACGCTCATCAACGCGGCCCACGCGTTCTCCACCCTGAACACCCGCTATGACCTGGTCGGCTTCGACCCGCGCGGCGTGGAACGCAGCAGCGGCATCCGCTGCCTCACCGGGCCCCAGATGGACCAGTACATGAGCGAGGAGCCCAGCGACGACACCGCGACCGAGACCAAGCTCGTCACGGGATTCGCCCAGGCGTGCGAGCGCAACGCGGGCTGGATCCTCCCCTACGTCGGCACCGTCAACGCCGCGCGCGACATGGAGATGCTGCGCACGGCACTCGGCGAGCCGCACCTCAACTACTTCGGCTTCTCCTACGGCACCCACCTCGGGGCGGTGTACGCCACGCAGTTCCCGAAGAAGGTGGGGCGGATGGTGCTCGACTCGGCCGTCGACCCCTCGGTCAGCATGCTCGAAATGGCCAAGACGCAGACCCTCGGCTTCCAGAAGGCGTACGAGGACTACCTGGCCGACTGCGCCAAGACGCGGACGAGCTGCCCGCTCGGCGCAACCCCCGCCGAGGCGAACGCCACCGTGCTGAAGCTCCTCGACACCCTGGCCCGCACGCCGGGGAAGGTCGGCTCGCGCACGGTCACCGAGGACATCGCCAGGGCGGGCATCACCCAGGCGCTCTACAGCAAGCTCACCTGGCCGCTGCTCACCGAGGCGCTGGACGAGGGCAGGAAGGGCAAGCTCGACGGCCTGCTCGCCCTGGCCGACCAGTACGCCGGGCGGCAGCCGAACGGCACCTACTCGACCCTGCAGTTCTCGCTGCCGTCGGTGCTGTGCGTCGACAGCACCGACCGCCCCTCGGTCGCCCAGGCCAAGGAGCTGGCCCGGCAACTGGAGAAGAAGAGCCCGATCTTCGCCTCGACCGCGATCAGCGCGGGGTCGTGCAGCGTCTGGCCTGTGCGCGGGAACGACGCCGCCCAGCACGTCGACGCCACCGGGTCCAATCCCATCCTGGTCGTCGGCGTCACGAACGACCCGGCCACGCCCTACCAGTGGGCGCCGCGGCTGGCCGAGCAGCTGCGCACCGCCGTGCTGCTGACGCTGAACGGCGAGGGCCACGGCGCGTACGGCCAGGACCAGTGCATCGACGAGAAGGTCAACGCCTACCTGCTGGAGGGGACGGTCCCGCCCAACGGAACGCGCTGCGGCTGA
- the recO gene encoding DNA repair protein RecO, producing the protein MSLYRDEGVVLRTQKLGEADRIITILTRRTGKVRGVAKGVRRTKSRFGARLEPFSHVDLQLHSGRSLDVITQVETLHPYGEAIVADYARYTAGTAMLETADRLTVGEKEPALRQFLLLVGGLRTLAEGGHEARLVLDAFFLRSLAVAGYAPALSECARCGAEAVRAFAIVAGGVVCGACRPAGAAVPAAETIALMIALLRGDWAAADASEARHRTECSGLVAAYLQWHLEHGIRSLRHVEREWPQATASEVRII; encoded by the coding sequence GTGAGCCTCTACCGGGACGAGGGCGTCGTGCTGCGCACCCAGAAGCTGGGTGAGGCCGACCGCATCATCACCATCCTCACCCGGCGCACCGGCAAGGTCCGCGGCGTGGCCAAGGGCGTGCGCAGGACCAAGTCGCGCTTCGGCGCGCGGCTGGAGCCGTTCTCCCACGTCGACCTGCAGCTCCACAGCGGCAGGTCGCTCGACGTGATCACCCAGGTCGAGACCCTGCACCCGTACGGCGAGGCGATCGTGGCCGACTACGCCAGATACACCGCGGGGACCGCGATGCTGGAGACGGCCGACCGGCTGACGGTGGGGGAGAAGGAGCCGGCGCTGCGCCAGTTCCTGCTGCTGGTCGGCGGGCTGCGCACGCTCGCCGAGGGCGGCCACGAGGCCCGGCTGGTGCTCGACGCGTTCTTCCTGCGCTCGCTGGCCGTCGCGGGCTACGCGCCCGCCCTGTCGGAGTGCGCGCGGTGCGGCGCTGAGGCCGTGCGCGCCTTCGCGATCGTCGCCGGTGGTGTGGTGTGCGGCGCGTGCCGCCCGGCCGGCGCCGCCGTACCCGCCGCGGAGACGATCGCGCTGATGATCGCCCTGCTGCGCGGCGACTGGGCGGCGGCCGACGCCTCCGAGGCCCGGCACCGCACCGAGTGCAGCGGCCTGGTCGCCGCCTACCTGCAGTGGCACCTGGAGCACGGCATCCGCTCCCTGCGTCATGTGGAGAGGGAGTGGCCTCAGGCGACCGCAAGCGAAGTGCGGATCATTTGA
- a CDS encoding antibiotic biosynthesis monooxygenase family protein, which yields MLAVIRYSVPGARADEFAAQARDILDLLAAQPGYLRGQIGRSVDEPALWAVVSEWEGAGYYRRALSAARMVMYPLMTLMINEPGAFESVYTLPGEGASAGTVGKA from the coding sequence ATGCTCGCCGTGATCCGTTATTCGGTGCCGGGCGCCCGCGCCGACGAGTTCGCCGCCCAGGCGCGCGACATCCTCGACCTGCTGGCCGCGCAGCCTGGATACCTGCGCGGGCAGATCGGCAGGTCGGTGGACGAGCCGGCCCTGTGGGCCGTGGTCAGCGAGTGGGAGGGCGCGGGCTACTACCGGCGTGCCCTGTCCGCGGCCCGCATGGTGATGTATCCCCTGATGACCCTTATGATCAACGAGCCCGGCGCCTTCGAAAGCGTCTACACGCTGCCGGGCGAGGGGGCGAGCGCCGGGACCGTGGGCAAGGCTTGA
- a CDS encoding glycine--tRNA ligase encodes MARRTDVLETIVSLAKRRGLVFPSSEIYGGLRASWDYGPLGVELKNNVKREWWKAMVQGRDDVVGLDSCVILAREVWQASGHVETFTDPLTECQSCHKRYRADHLIEAYEAKHGSEPAGGLADITCPNCGNKGAFTQPKQFSGLLKTFLGPVEDESGLAYLRPETAQGIFINYLNVQQSARKKIPFGIGQIGKSFRNEITPGNFIFRTREFEQMEMEFFVKPGTDEEWHQYWIDERLRWYVDLGINKDNLRLYEHPKEKLSHYSKRTVDIEYRFNFAGGEWGELEGIANRTDFDLTAHGKASGTDLSFFEQESGERYVPYVIEPAAGVDRATLTFLLDAYTVDEAPNAKGVMEERTVMRLDHRLAPVKVAVLPLSRNADLSPKARDLAAQLRRRWNVDFDDAGAIGRRYRRQDEIGTPFAITVDFDTLEDQAVTIRERDTMAQQRVALDQVESYLRQHLND; translated from the coding sequence ATGGCACGTCGCACCGACGTCTTGGAAACGATCGTCAGCCTCGCCAAACGCCGCGGGCTCGTCTTCCCGTCGAGCGAGATCTACGGAGGCCTGCGGGCGTCCTGGGACTACGGCCCTCTCGGTGTCGAGCTCAAGAACAACGTGAAGCGCGAGTGGTGGAAGGCCATGGTGCAGGGCCGCGACGACGTCGTCGGCCTCGACTCCTGCGTCATCCTCGCCCGTGAGGTCTGGCAGGCCAGCGGTCACGTCGAGACCTTCACCGACCCGCTCACCGAGTGCCAGTCGTGCCACAAGCGCTACCGCGCCGACCACCTCATCGAGGCGTACGAGGCCAAGCACGGCAGCGAGCCGGCGGGCGGCCTGGCCGACATCACCTGCCCCAACTGCGGAAACAAGGGCGCCTTCACCCAGCCCAAGCAGTTCAGCGGCCTGCTGAAGACCTTCCTCGGCCCGGTGGAGGACGAGTCGGGCCTGGCGTACCTGCGGCCGGAGACCGCCCAGGGCATCTTCATCAACTACCTGAACGTCCAGCAGTCGGCCCGCAAGAAGATCCCGTTCGGTATCGGCCAGATCGGCAAGTCGTTCCGCAACGAGATCACCCCGGGCAACTTCATCTTCCGCACCCGTGAGTTCGAGCAGATGGAGATGGAGTTCTTCGTCAAGCCCGGCACGGACGAGGAGTGGCACCAGTACTGGATCGACGAGCGCCTGCGCTGGTACGTCGACCTCGGTATCAACAAGGACAACCTCCGGCTCTACGAGCACCCGAAGGAGAAGCTGTCCCACTACTCGAAGCGGACCGTGGACATCGAGTATCGCTTCAACTTCGCCGGCGGCGAGTGGGGCGAGCTTGAAGGCATCGCCAACCGCACCGACTTCGACCTCACCGCGCACGGCAAGGCGTCCGGCACCGACCTGTCGTTCTTCGAGCAGGAGTCGGGCGAGCGCTACGTGCCGTACGTCATCGAGCCGGCGGCCGGTGTGGACCGCGCGACGCTGACCTTCCTGCTCGACGCCTACACGGTCGACGAGGCGCCCAACGCCAAGGGCGTCATGGAGGAGCGGACCGTGATGCGCCTCGACCACCGGCTCGCCCCGGTCAAGGTCGCGGTGCTGCCGCTGTCGCGCAACGCCGACCTGTCGCCGAAGGCCCGCGACCTCGCGGCCCAGCTGCGCCGCCGGTGGAACGTGGACTTCGACGACGCGGGCGCCATCGGCCGCCGCTACCGCCGCCAGGACGAGATCGGCACGCCGTTCGCGATCACGGTCGACTTCGACACTCTTGAGGACCAGGCCGTGACGATCCGCGAGCGGGACACCATGGCCCAGCAGCGGGTCGCGCTCGACCAGGTCGAGTCGTACCTGCGTCAGCACCTCAACGACTAG
- a CDS encoding isoprenyl transferase: MVRPPTPHPSGATPPAIPRDLLPRHVAIVMDGNGRWAKARGLPRTEGHKMGESSLFDVIEGAIEIGIPYLSAYAFSTENWRRSPDEVRFLMGFNRDVIRRRRDQLNAMGVRVRWAGRPGRLWKSVIKELEDAERMTVGNSTLTLQFCVNYGGRAEIVDAAVRLAQDIAAGRVKADKVSEKTFARYLDEPEIPDVDLFLRSSGEQRTSNFLLWQSAYAEMVFLNQLWPDFDRRDLWQACEIYAKRDRRYGGAMPNETAANSGAARG; encoded by the coding sequence ATGGTCCGTCCTCCCACTCCGCATCCGTCCGGTGCCACCCCGCCTGCCATTCCCCGCGACCTGCTGCCGCGCCACGTGGCGATCGTCATGGACGGCAACGGCCGATGGGCCAAGGCGCGCGGGCTGCCCAGGACCGAGGGGCACAAGATGGGCGAGTCGTCGCTGTTCGACGTCATCGAGGGCGCTATCGAGATCGGCATCCCCTACCTGTCGGCGTACGCCTTCTCCACGGAGAACTGGAGGCGCTCGCCCGACGAGGTGCGCTTTCTCATGGGGTTCAACCGCGACGTCATCCGCCGCCGCCGCGACCAGCTCAACGCGATGGGCGTACGGGTCCGCTGGGCCGGGCGTCCCGGGCGGCTCTGGAAGAGCGTGATCAAGGAGCTGGAGGACGCCGAGCGGATGACGGTCGGCAACAGCACGCTGACCCTCCAGTTCTGCGTGAACTACGGCGGTCGCGCGGAGATCGTGGACGCCGCCGTGCGGCTGGCCCAGGACATCGCCGCGGGCAGGGTCAAGGCCGACAAGGTCTCGGAGAAGACCTTCGCCCGCTATCTGGACGAGCCGGAGATCCCTGACGTGGATCTGTTCCTGCGCTCGTCCGGCGAGCAGCGCACGTCCAACTTCCTGCTCTGGCAGTCCGCGTACGCCGAGATGGTCTTCCTCAACCAGCTGTGGCCCGACTTCGACCGGCGCGACCTGTGGCAGGCGTGCGAGATCTACGCCAAGCGCGACCGCAGGTATGGCGGGGCCATGCCGAACGAGACGGCCGCGAACTCCGGCGCCGCGCGCGGCTGA